In Pelodiscus sinensis isolate JC-2024 chromosome 19, ASM4963464v1, whole genome shotgun sequence, the DNA window GCTGTTGCAGGAGGACGAGCCGGGCTCGGACTTGGTCTCAGGATCTGGCCTGTACTCCTTGAGGATCTCCGGCACTGATAGCCTCTGCTTGCCCACCTCTGGCGGGCTCCCGGGGCAGATGGTTTGGCAGGCAGTGGTCAcaaaggggctggccaggcacGTGGTCATCCGCACCATGTGGTCCATCACCCCGTCGGCCTCGGGATCGTGGGGGAAATTGAGGCTGAAGGCGGAGCAAATCTTTTCCATCAGCCTCTCGCATCTGGATTTACTGGCCAGCGCCTTGGCCACCAGCTCGGGCAGTGCCGGCCACTCGGGCCGGTACCGGTCACTGAACTGCTCAGCTCGGGGGCGCTGCAGGATGCTCCGGATCTGCACGATGGTCTCAAAGCGCCCGGTCAGACCTGCCCACTCCCGGGCTGTCTTCTGCCGGACAGGATCCACCGCCGCCAGGTCAGCTCCTGAGAccacaggagggagagaaagggcctGTGATAAAACCTGAGCCGCTTGGACGTGTGGCTGCGAGAGCCTGGGTCAGAGCCCAGGAGTCTCCTTGTTCCAAGCCGCCTCATCGCAGGCCTTACGGATGGGAAGAGGCTTCTGGGGCTAAAGTGAAGCTGTGAAAAAACCCTCCCATTGCTGACCGGAGGCCATGTGAACTAGTGCACAGTGCTCCGAGCAGAGACTCAGGAGGCCTGGGCTCCGCTGTCAGCTCGGTCACTGGCCTGCTAAGTGACCACGGGCCACctccctgcctcggtttccccatctgtaaaacgagGTTAACGAGCTTGCCCGGGTTGTAAAGCACGTTGAGATCTGCGGCTGGAGTGTGGGATGGGCACTAGATGGCAGCAAAGAACGTGGAGCTcccacacacttgtgctccctgCTTAGAAAGAGCCCCCCGGGGAGAGGCCATGGGCCTGTCTACGCAGCCGTGGAAGGTGCGATGGCAGCCAGTGTGGACGTGCTCACGTTAGCTGTAAGCGATCTGGCACAGAATCAGGCCCGTAcgcagggtgtgtgtgaagggtgtgAATTCACCCCCCATCGTCCGCTAAGTAAGCATGCTCCGGCCAGCTAGGGGAAAGCAGGAGCGGCGCGTTGCCTGAGtctccctcccccgtgctctggccggccgggggaaggctggggctgatttccctgcttactttgGGGGACCTTGGGGGGTACATTCACACCCTtgtagtccacatttacaaaaaagtcccccccccaaaaaaaaatgcGTACGGGCCTGAGAATCATCCTGAAGCTCAGCGCCATGGTCCAGGCTCCCCTGCTATTGCTACCCAAGTGACGTGAATTAATTTTGCTCATTTGGGTACATCTCGGCCATCAGTGTAGACCTCCTCCCTCGGGCTGTGGACTCCACCCCATGCCGCGGGTTTCAGAGCCTGGCCTTGAGCCGGAGCCCAAACAACTACACGGCCATTTCAGCTCTGCCGCGTGTGCCCGAGTCAGCTGATCCAGGCTCTGCGGGTTGCCGCCTCAGGGCTTTTtttacagtgtagacgtaacctaccGGGCTAGCTGAGGCCCACCCTGTACGCCTCCTTTCGGAATAACCTTGATTGGCTGCATCCAGGTCACATTCGGCGTCTTGTCTCCCTCGGATTTTACGTGGCGGGGGTGATCTACGTGAAAGCACCTTCTGGCCACGAAGACGTAGCCGACGGAAAACGTGGCTTTGACCCACGTGAAAATCGTAGGGCAGACGAGGCTGCTGTCAGTTTTAAAGTGAGTTCCCCAGTAACCCTACGAGGGGCGGGGCTAAGTTAAAGTGTGAACGTTACAATTACGTTACTGGGATTCTCAAACGAGTCAAAAACCTTTTTCCCTAAGCGAGGGCCTGGTCCAGCAATTCCCTGaaactatgtctatactgcttccttcttgcgcaaaatcctatgcaaatgaagcacggattagcatattgccacacttcattttcataattaattaggggccgtttttgcacaagaggaagaacggctcttgcacaagagggggtttttgcgtaaaaaggagccgtctacacagctccatttttcacaaaaacctcttgcgcaaaaacagcccctaattaattatgcaaaacgAAGCACGACAATAAAGCTAATCCattctttatttgcataagcttttgagcaagaaggaagcagtatagacgtagcctgagaaaaCAACGCACCTGCCATGAGCAGTGCAGTGACGCACTCCTTCCGCCCCTGCACTGCCGCCTTCATCAGCGCCGTCAGGCCCCGCACATCCCTCTTCTCGATCTCCAGCAGGGGGTAGTAGTTCAGGAGATAGTTAACGATCGTGATGTGTCCTGGACagtcagagagagagaagccGCGTTAGAGTTTCAGAACATCGCCAGAAGTGACTATGGCGCGCCCACTCAGGAAAGGCTGCATGCATTAGCGGGGTGCCTGGGCCGTGTGTTTCTGGAGGCACCAGTGCGGGGCATGCACCAGAGTGATTGTGGGTGgagttcactttttaaaaaactaggAAACACGTAGTTAATGCATCAGGCCCTGTGCGGGTAAACCAGGAGAGAGTCCAAGCATATCCCTTCTCGCACTGTTGGAAAAGCTGCCCGTTTAGTAgcaagggctgtgtctataccAGCGGTGCGCAACCCATGGGTGTCTTCTGGGAGGGTCACAGCGCCAGgccggctgccattttttttcctggcacatggtgggggcaggaggagtggcagGTGAGCGAAGTGGCATTTAAAGGGGCCACACAAAATTTTCCCGGGGGTTACGCCACGaaaaaggttgtgcaccactggtctagactgcaggcttcttatggaagaagcttttccaaaagagatcttccgaaagaaagaggtttaccattgtcagaaaaccccctcacttcttttgattttttttccaaatttgtggacataagtgaagttttttcagaaaaaacgctgtttttccaaaaaaacctctgtagtgtggacgtacccgAGGTGGGAATGTGACATCCTGAGGCCTCGATGTAAGAAGGCCCACACCATACAAAAAGGAATGTATTATTTTCACAGAAAGGAAACTCTAGGAGTCTCTAGGAGACTCTATAAACATGAATGCTTGATATTTTCCCAGGAAAACAAAGGAGGTCCTATAATTTTTTTACATCATGAATAAGGAAAATGATCCTTTCTCtatgaataaatgaaaaaaaagtgtGATTAATTTTCTTAGGGAAATACAGAGTTTATCCAGACTATATAACAAAATATATTGACAAATGTTTATTCTGGTTTAAATTTCACTATGAAAGAACAAAttgtttctatttttcttttGTCAACAAGAAATACTTCCTGAAACTGATGGGGAAGTCAACACAAATGTATCCTCCTCAAGATGTATGTGAGCCAAATCCGTAAGGGTATGGATTTAGTGGCCTGCAGCCATGGATAACGCATGAAGCAGAAAGTGGCGTGTGCCCTAAAATATACCACGGTATGTATGTACGGATCGAAAGGAGAATGACCACACTAACACTTAAGAAAAGCAGGAGTGAAGGCGCTATACGACTGAGCATATTAGACCGTACACAGAAGATGGCAGCCTCCCAGCTATTACCAGCATTGGTGGGACCCTATACAGGACATCCCCTATACACGGTGATGCCAGCCGTGGTTTCTGGGGGTTTCTGCAAGCTGTGGTTTCTCCTctgctgcagagagggagagTGAAAGGGGTGTTGCATTTTCTATGTCCAGTCACTGCTGTTGAGCTATTTCTTCTTATTTGTCCCAAGCAACTAGTCTGAGGGCCTGGTCTGTCTCTTAGGTAAGAACATAAGGGTGAGAATGAGCAACAAGTTTGAAATGGGACATTATTGGTCATGTTCCCATCATTGGGTAGCTAAGATAtacttgtggaactccctgctgcaggataACTGGACATTGCCTCTTTGGCTGGCTCTTAATTTCAGTGACTGCTTCATGCTCCTGTATCCTGGGAAGCTCCTGGGTGAAGCTCCAGCATTGGCACACGGCAGCTCCTACCTGCTTGAGCAGCAATCATGAGTGCCGTGTTCCCATCGTTATCCTGGTGGTTGATGTCTAGGTATGGGCATTTGCTCAGCAGGGTCACAATGTCCACGAAGCCCTTGAAGCAGGCCACCATGAGCCCATTCTGGGGAGGAACATTCAGAGCCAGTGTGTCAGTGAACGCCAGCatcttccccaccctgcccctgcaccccacccccatggcATTTGCCACTGTACCCCGCAGGGTCTCACCTGTCCTCTCCCGTGCTGCCAAAGTGCATGATGGGAAAACAGTTTGCAACACTTGGGAAGTTACTGTGCTAGGGTTCCAGGTTAAGGGTCTGTCCAGTCTGTCTGCTTCCAGGCTGCGCTGGACTGGTGTGTCTAGCGCCCAGGGCTGCTATCCGTCCTCTAGCGGTGGgaacccttcctgcccctcccatgagGCACCTGGTCAGGACATGGGGTTGGGAAGCGGTGTGGCGTATgggctagggatgttacattagattaactggctaattgaatagtcgatgcaatttgcatcgactattcgattagtcgataagggggcctccacctttgaagtgtagcaacagcccctgggtgctgcggggagcatggggccagcgggggacacAGCAGTGCTCTGCTGTCCCCGTGCtccccgtggtgtttcaaagtggcagcaccgcatggagcccagggtcagctggagactctgaATACCtagctgacccagggctctatgcggcgctgccactttgaaacgccgcagggagCTCGGTGTCAGGCTctatgtggcgtttcaaagcggcagcgccgcatgcagcctggggtcagtgggagagtccccagctggtcctgggctccacgcggcactgcctctttgaagctcgctccctcttctcccccccgccccggtgcgtctttctgatagaggcagcaagggcaggggaagcagctaggcgactagtcgttcacatccctagtatgggCTGGGGACCAGAGATTCAGGGAGCCACAAAGTCTGTCCAGCAGCTAGGATTCCTCACTGTTAGCCATCCCGGTCTCGCCCCTGGGGAGAGGCCCCCGGCCTCCCCCAGCACGGGAATCCTTACCCTTCCGTTGATATCCAATTCCATGACCTGCTCCGGGCTCACCCCGCatgccagcacctcctgcagcaGCTTGGCCTTGTTCCTGGCACAGCTCTGGTAGAAGGTGAGCTCCTGCCCACCATCCGTGGCCGGGGCGGGCTCGTAGCAGGGGTAGACAGAGTCATCGGAGAGGATGCTGCTGGTGTCAGAGAGCTccgcctcctcctcttcctcctcctcgtagTGCAGGTCTGGGTCCGAAGCATCCGGGCTGGACTTCCAGGTCTGCAGCACGCTCTCCTCCACTGCTGTCATCTGTCAAGCGGCccattcagaggcagcagggcctggCGTGGCACCACGTGCCCACCCTGGTCCAGGAGCCTTCTTCCTGCCTGAGAAGGGGCGCCCGGCCCGTTAGGTGCTCGTCACCCGGGGCGATGACTCTGCAACGCAAGGCCAGGTCAGTGAGGCCGGGTCAGGCCCAAGTCCACCTGCCCCATCCAGGGACCGGTTGCTCTGCCGTGAGGCTGGGAGGAGTCCTTGCTTCTCTGGGCTGTTggcagaggcagctgggactCCGGGCACAAGTAGCTGATGTGGGCACATGGCTCCTTTCGCCCTTGAGACCAAACTGTGactggccccctgcccctcatCCCCAAGTGGCTCACTGCGCCCTGGTCTACACGAGggagtgatttcgaaataacaa includes these proteins:
- the ANKRD33 gene encoding photoreceptor ankyrin repeat protein, whose translation is MTAVEESVLQTWKSSPDASDPDLHYEEEEEEEAELSDTSSILSDDSVYPCYEPAPATDGGQELTFYQSCARNKAKLLQEVLACGVSPEQVMELDINGRNGLMVACFKGFVDIVTLLSKCPYLDINHQDNDGNTALMIAAQAGHITIVNYLLNYYPLLEIEKRDVRGLTALMKAAVQGRKECVTALLMAGADLAAVDPVRQKTAREWAGLTGRFETIVQIRSILQRPRAEQFSDRYRPEWPALPELVAKALASKSRCERLMEKICSAFSLNFPHDPEADGVMDHMVRMTTCLASPFVTTACQTICPGSPPEVGKQRLSVPEILKEYRPDPETKSEPGSSSCNSQAASEFRVLVPYQSTTGLLSFFPLRLLRRNSVFPGGQVPKIKLVKASSPPACRKEKLRRSRKNKNLLEPPKWKYKELKEEKKKAAEEKQKETNTKKSKGKTS